From the genome of bacterium (Candidatus Blackallbacteria) CG13_big_fil_rev_8_21_14_2_50_49_14, one region includes:
- a CDS encoding citrate transporter, translating into MQTLQIILIFLSFAGMTLLMVTRLMPALLALPLLAVLLALAGGVPLPYVLEYVVGAGPAKLSGAYVVAMFGGMLGAILQKTGVAENFIKKGAELSGDNPWLISVTMLSLIILLFTTLGGLGAIIMVATIVLPVLVSVGVGPLTTVGIFLLGISIGGTLNVGNWALYTGAMGLKPEQVRPFALIMFAIVFSISLLYITLQLWRDGHDLNWKKLARNSLLVLGCGAGGTVFWGMGMSEASRALVMQGLGYCMLGLKWVVGILLLALLGLVINRAIHGLNKRGEVHWSAFFSPILPLVLILLYNVNFVAAFVIGLLYAFASTWRKGHLNVLIQSCLEGAGMVMPAVILMFGIGMILIAIMGPGGDLPKEVFPNGWPVLSLIQPLVKAVIPTHPLAYVLLFTLMAPLALYRGPLNLWGMGFGLATVFLASGLPPAAVMGLLMSVGQVQGISDPTNTQNVWLANEMRVDVQKVLWNTLPYAWGAASLGLMAAALLYLRG; encoded by the coding sequence ATGCAAACTCTTCAAATCATCCTGATATTTTTAAGCTTTGCAGGCATGACACTCTTAATGGTAACCCGTCTGATGCCTGCGCTTCTGGCGCTTCCCCTCTTGGCTGTCTTATTGGCCTTGGCTGGCGGCGTTCCCTTGCCCTATGTGCTTGAATATGTGGTGGGGGCCGGGCCAGCGAAGCTTTCTGGTGCCTATGTGGTGGCGATGTTTGGTGGCATGTTGGGGGCCATTCTGCAAAAAACCGGAGTGGCCGAAAATTTTATTAAAAAAGGTGCAGAATTATCAGGGGACAACCCCTGGTTGATTTCTGTCACCATGTTGAGCCTGATCATTCTACTTTTTACGACCCTGGGGGGCTTGGGGGCGATTATCATGGTCGCAACCATTGTTTTGCCCGTGCTGGTTTCAGTCGGGGTTGGGCCTTTGACAACCGTGGGCATTTTTCTCTTGGGAATTTCAATTGGCGGCACCCTGAATGTGGGCAATTGGGCCTTGTATACCGGTGCAATGGGCTTAAAGCCTGAGCAGGTTCGTCCCTTTGCCTTGATCATGTTTGCGATTGTTTTTTCGATCTCCTTGCTCTATATCACCCTGCAGCTCTGGCGGGATGGCCATGACCTGAATTGGAAAAAACTGGCCCGCAACAGTCTGCTGGTACTCGGTTGTGGCGCTGGGGGAACGGTTTTCTGGGGCATGGGCATGAGTGAGGCTTCACGTGCCCTGGTTATGCAAGGACTGGGTTACTGCATGTTGGGCCTGAAGTGGGTGGTGGGTATTTTGCTTTTGGCACTTTTGGGGCTGGTGATCAACCGTGCGATTCATGGTTTGAATAAGCGGGGCGAAGTTCACTGGAGTGCCTTTTTCTCTCCGATTTTGCCCCTGGTCTTGATTTTGCTCTATAACGTGAATTTTGTCGCTGCGTTTGTGATCGGTTTGCTTTATGCCTTTGCGTCTACCTGGCGCAAGGGGCATTTGAATGTGCTGATTCAATCCTGTCTTGAAGGGGCGGGCATGGTCATGCCGGCAGTGATTCTGATGTTTGGCATTGGCATGATTTTGATTGCGATCATGGGGCCTGGCGGTGATTTGCCCAAAGAAGTTTTTCCCAATGGCTGGCCTGTTCTCAGCCTGATTCAACCCTTGGTCAAAGCCGTAATTCCGACCCACCCCTTGGCCTATGTGCTGCTTTTTACCCTGATGGCACCTTTGGCGCTGTACCGCGGCCCGCTCAATCTGTGGGGCATGGGGTTTGGTCTGGCCACAGTTTTTCTGGCTTCAGGTCTGCCGCCTGCGGCTGTGATGGGGCTTTTGATGTCAGTGGGGCAGGTTCAGGGC